One stretch of Pseudomonas sp. NC02 DNA includes these proteins:
- a CDS encoding SDR family oxidoreductase — protein MSGFWNQAFDLTGRCAVITGGAAGIGLACASLLVERGARVALLDRDPAVVEVAASLGAGNIGIAVDLRQLDQVHSTVDYVFDHFKRLDYLINSAGVALLDKALDVSENAWDTTLDINLKASFFVAQACARHMLAQGSGRIVNLASQAAVIGLDRHVAYCASKAAVVGMTKVLAMEWAPHINVNAISPTIVETALGKKAWAGELGERAKLQIPAGRFAQPEEIAGLALYLLSDAAQMITGENVVIDGGYSIQ, from the coding sequence ATGTCTGGATTCTGGAATCAAGCCTTCGACCTCACCGGCCGCTGCGCCGTGATCACCGGCGGGGCCGCCGGGATCGGTCTGGCTTGTGCCAGCCTGCTGGTGGAACGCGGCGCGCGGGTGGCCCTGCTGGACCGCGACCCGGCCGTGGTCGAAGTCGCCGCCAGCCTCGGCGCCGGGAACATCGGCATCGCCGTGGACCTGCGCCAACTCGACCAGGTGCACAGCACCGTCGATTACGTATTCGATCACTTCAAACGCCTGGATTACCTGATCAACAGCGCCGGCGTGGCCCTGCTGGACAAGGCCCTGGACGTCAGTGAAAACGCCTGGGACACCACTCTCGACATCAACCTCAAGGCCAGTTTCTTCGTGGCCCAGGCCTGCGCCAGGCACATGCTTGCCCAGGGCAGCGGGCGCATCGTCAACCTCGCCTCCCAAGCGGCGGTGATCGGCCTGGACCGTCACGTCGCCTACTGCGCCAGCAAGGCCGCCGTGGTCGGCATGACCAAGGTGCTCGCCATGGAATGGGCGCCGCATATCAACGTCAACGCCATCTCCCCGACCATCGTCGAAACCGCCCTCGGCAAAAAGGCCTGGGCGGGCGAGCTGGGGGAACGGGCCAAATTGCAGATCCCGGCGGGCCGCTTTGCCCAGCCGGAAGAAATCGCCGGGCTGGCGTTGTACCTGCTCAGCGACGCCGCACAGATGATCACCGGGGAAAACGTGGTGATCGACGGTGGCTACAGCATCCAGTAA
- the dhaL gene encoding dihydroxyacetone kinase subunit DhaL — MSQHFSTHDGSAIVADLVSVIVANREYLSEVDGAIGDGDHGINMAKGFAHCGRTIEGRQLTLAEALDELTLSLMEGIGGSMGPLYGSLFIGMADEVRGSEQIDAATFAHLLRGGLTSLQDITEAGVGDKCLMDTLIPAVEAFEQAHGSGASFSDALEAMKSAASRGRDSTRDLVAKIGRASRLGERSLGVLDAGAVSCCLILTRLADSVQPRLV; from the coding sequence ATGAGCCAGCATTTCTCCACCCACGACGGCAGCGCCATCGTCGCCGACCTGGTCAGCGTGATCGTTGCCAACCGCGAATACCTGAGCGAAGTCGACGGCGCCATTGGCGATGGCGACCACGGCATCAACATGGCCAAGGGGTTTGCCCATTGCGGGCGCACCATTGAAGGCCGCCAGCTGACCCTGGCCGAAGCCCTGGATGAGTTGACACTGAGCCTGATGGAAGGCATCGGCGGTTCCATGGGGCCGTTGTATGGCAGCCTGTTTATCGGCATGGCGGATGAGGTGCGCGGCAGCGAACAGATTGACGCGGCGACCTTTGCCCATTTGCTGCGGGGCGGGTTGACCTCGTTGCAGGACATCACCGAAGCCGGCGTGGGTGACAAGTGTTTGATGGACACCTTGATTCCGGCGGTGGAGGCGTTTGAACAGGCCCATGGGTCAGGAGCGTCATTCAGCGATGCGCTGGAGGCGATGAAAAGTGCTGCTTCGCGGGGGCGGGATTCCACCAGGGATCTGGTGGCGAAGATTGGGCGTGCCAGCCGCCTGGGCGAGCGCTCGTTGGGCGTGCTGGATGCCGGGGCGGTATCGTGCTGCTTGATACTGACGCGATTGGCGGATTCGGTTCAACCGCGGTTGGTGTAG
- a CDS encoding MFS transporter, whose amino-acid sequence MSKVSPRLTLLTASGVCSLIVLDTNIVAVTLPSIARDLGANFADIEWVVSAYMLAFAALLLPAGSIADRFGRKKTLVWGLGIFILASLGCGAAPNALFLDIARAVKGVGAALLLTSALASIGHTFHDEVERAKAWAFWGACMGVAMTAAPTLGGLITQYLGWRWIFYLNLPVGLVLMGLVLRAIPESRDAQAARLDPWGSLSFSASLLCLIWGLIEANRIGWDNPLTYARLLGGAALLGVFVLAERLQQRPMVDLQLFRHPRFIGALLGMFAYAGCAQVMMTLLPFYLQNGLGFSAIASGLGMLPFALTMLICPRIGARLASRFAPATMMATGLALVGCGNLLSAWAVNIGGYLPFALAIAVTGAGAGLLNGDTQKNIMACVPRDRAGMASGMSTTMRFSAIMLAIGVYGALLSSHSEQLLHTSIGSQWQEQAAGIASRVVAGDMPAAMALLPETARGMVQPLARQAFVGGFSVVLWVAGLLGLLGALVVGSLMRHPIPAVPQASLLTR is encoded by the coding sequence ATGAGCAAGGTCAGCCCGCGCCTGACATTGCTGACCGCCTCCGGGGTCTGTTCGCTGATCGTGCTCGACACCAACATCGTCGCCGTGACCCTGCCGAGCATCGCCCGGGACCTGGGGGCGAATTTTGCCGATATCGAATGGGTGGTCAGCGCTTATATGCTGGCCTTCGCCGCCCTGTTATTGCCGGCCGGAAGCATTGCCGACCGCTTTGGCCGCAAGAAGACCCTGGTCTGGGGCCTGGGTATTTTCATCCTCGCCTCCCTCGGCTGCGGTGCGGCGCCGAATGCGTTGTTCCTGGATATCGCTCGCGCCGTCAAAGGTGTCGGCGCAGCGCTGCTGCTGACCTCCGCCCTGGCCTCCATCGGCCATACCTTCCATGACGAAGTGGAGCGCGCCAAGGCCTGGGCCTTCTGGGGCGCGTGCATGGGCGTGGCGATGACCGCCGCACCGACCCTCGGCGGGTTGATTACCCAGTACCTGGGCTGGCGCTGGATTTTCTATCTGAATTTGCCGGTCGGCCTGGTGCTGATGGGACTGGTGCTGCGCGCGATTCCGGAATCCCGCGATGCCCAGGCTGCAAGGCTCGACCCTTGGGGCAGCCTGAGTTTCAGTGCCAGCCTGCTGTGCCTGATCTGGGGCTTGATCGAAGCCAACCGTATCGGCTGGGACAACCCGCTGACTTACGCGCGGCTGCTGGGAGGCGCTGCGTTGCTGGGTGTTTTTGTACTCGCCGAACGCCTGCAACAGCGGCCCATGGTCGACCTGCAACTGTTCAGGCACCCGCGCTTTATCGGCGCACTGCTGGGGATGTTCGCCTACGCCGGCTGTGCCCAGGTGATGATGACGCTGCTGCCGTTCTACCTGCAAAACGGCCTGGGCTTCTCCGCGATTGCCTCCGGGCTGGGCATGTTGCCGTTTGCCTTGACCATGTTGATTTGTCCGCGGATAGGCGCCCGACTGGCTAGCCGTTTTGCCCCGGCAACGATGATGGCGACGGGGCTGGCGTTGGTGGGGTGCGGCAACCTGCTGAGTGCCTGGGCGGTCAATATCGGCGGCTATCTGCCGTTCGCCCTGGCGATTGCCGTCACGGGGGCCGGCGCGGGATTGCTCAATGGCGATACGCAGAAAAACATCATGGCTTGCGTGCCACGGGACCGCGCGGGGATGGCGTCGGGCATGAGCACCACCATGCGCTTCAGCGCGATCATGTTGGCGATCGGGGTGTATGGGGCGTTGTTGAGCAGCCATAGCGAACAGTTGCTGCACACGAGCATCGGCTCCCAGTGGCAGGAACAGGCGGCAGGGATTGCTTCACGGGTAGTGGCTGGCGATATGCCCGCGGCCATGGCGTTGCTGCCTGAAACGGCACGAGGGATGGTGCAGCCACTGGCGCGGCAGGCGTTCGTCGGCGGGTTCAGCGTGGTGCTGTGGGTGGCGGGGTTGTTGGGTTTGCTGGGGGCGCTGGTGGTGGGCTCGTTGATGCGGCATCCCATACCGGCGGTGCCGCAGGCCTCTTTACTGACTCGATAA
- a CDS encoding erythritol/L-threitol dehydrogenase encodes MSTVTERTAEQLSPVIPKTMQAVVCHGPEDYRLETVDVPTPGPDEILTKVELCGICMGDIKTYRGAPSFWGDAEQPRYVKPPMIPGHEFVCRVVALGPGAEKRGVKVGDRVISEQIVPCWGCRFCNHGQYWMCQKHDLYGFQNNVQGAMAQYMIFTKEGIIHKVPDSIAPDEAILIEPLACSLHAAERANVDFDDIVVVAGAGTLGLGIIGAVRMRNPKKLIVLDMKPERAALALRMGADEVWNPAEVDVMAKIREITDGYGCDIYIEATGHHKAVNQGLAMLRKLGRFVEFSVFNDEATVDWSIIGDRKELDVLGSHLGPYMYPRAIDFIGNRKIDMRDVVTHKFALADFKEAFAVMERGDKSLKVVLEP; translated from the coding sequence ATGTCTACCGTTACCGAACGCACTGCCGAACAACTGTCCCCCGTCATTCCGAAAACCATGCAGGCCGTGGTCTGTCACGGCCCCGAAGACTATCGCCTGGAGACCGTCGATGTACCGACGCCCGGCCCCGACGAGATCCTCACCAAGGTCGAGCTGTGCGGCATCTGCATGGGCGACATCAAGACCTACCGCGGCGCGCCCTCGTTCTGGGGCGACGCCGAGCAGCCGCGCTACGTGAAGCCGCCGATGATTCCCGGCCACGAGTTTGTCTGCCGCGTGGTCGCCCTCGGCCCCGGCGCGGAAAAGCGCGGGGTGAAGGTCGGCGACCGGGTGATTTCCGAACAGATCGTGCCGTGCTGGGGCTGCCGCTTCTGCAACCACGGCCAGTACTGGATGTGCCAGAAACACGACTTGTACGGCTTCCAGAACAACGTCCAGGGCGCCATGGCCCAGTACATGATCTTCACCAAGGAAGGCATCATCCACAAAGTACCGGACTCGATTGCCCCGGACGAAGCCATCCTGATCGAACCCCTGGCCTGTTCGCTGCACGCGGCGGAACGGGCGAATGTGGATTTCGACGACATCGTGGTGGTGGCCGGCGCCGGCACCCTGGGCCTGGGGATCATCGGTGCGGTGCGCATGCGCAACCCGAAAAAACTCATCGTGCTCGACATGAAACCCGAACGCGCTGCCCTCGCCCTGCGCATGGGTGCGGATGAAGTGTGGAACCCGGCCGAAGTCGACGTGATGGCGAAGATTCGCGAGATCACCGACGGCTACGGTTGCGACATTTACATCGAAGCCACCGGGCACCACAAGGCGGTGAACCAGGGCTTGGCGATGTTGCGCAAGCTGGGGCGCTTCGTGGAATTCAGCGTGTTCAACGACGAGGCCACGGTGGACTGGTCAATCATCGGTGACCGCAAGGAACTGGACGTGCTGGGCTCGCACCTCGGCCCCTACATGTACCCGCGCGCCATCGACTTTATCGGCAACCGCAAGATCGACATGCGCGACGTGGTGACCCACAAGTTTGCCCTGGCGGACTTCAAGGAAGCGTTTGCGGTGATGGAGCGCGGGGACAAGTCGCTTAAAGTCGTCCTGGAACCCTGA
- a CDS encoding heme-binding protein, whose protein sequence is MFVKSLVLVLVGLCTVPAALAAEAPASIAHKAILSLATAQQIAAHARKVAADKGWPCAVAIVDDGGWPILTLRMDRAPVVAGIELAQGKARTSALFKRPSGDLENAINNGRPAAITAGLLMMKGAQPIILEGQVVGAIGISADTPAHDDEIALAAVASVQP, encoded by the coding sequence ATGTTCGTCAAATCATTGGTCCTGGTGCTTGTCGGTCTTTGCACCGTGCCCGCAGCGCTGGCCGCAGAAGCCCCCGCAAGCATTGCCCACAAGGCAATCCTGAGCCTGGCAACGGCCCAGCAGATCGCCGCACACGCGCGCAAGGTCGCCGCCGACAAGGGCTGGCCCTGCGCCGTGGCCATCGTCGATGACGGTGGCTGGCCGATCCTGACGCTGCGCATGGATCGCGCTCCCGTGGTGGCCGGTATCGAGTTGGCCCAAGGCAAGGCGCGCACTTCCGCGCTCTTCAAGCGGCCGTCCGGGGACCTGGAAAACGCTATCAACAATGGCCGCCCGGCAGCCATCACCGCCGGCCTGTTGATGATGAAGGGCGCCCAGCCAATCATCCTTGAAGGCCAGGTAGTGGGCGCCATCGGCATCAGCGCAGATACTCCGGCCCACGATGACGAGATCGCCCTCGCGGCGGTGGCTTCGGTGCAGCCATGA
- a CDS encoding LysR family transcriptional regulator — MEIRHFRYFLAVARQRNFTRAAEQLGIAPPTLSRQIQDMETTLGTRLFIRRQREVSLTEAGAALLIEAEATVRQFEFAQRNAQRAGRGEIGHIELGYVASAVYSGLLQRQVQSFCADCPDVSLSVRESPMAALPGLVAEGRFDIGYIRSPMTLPDGVDGVRLNSEGFVLALPQDSWLLGLKAISCEHLQNETFILPEQISGTLHVAAQGGYAPRLGPQPGGLVAVIALVSLGQGVAVVPESVVGHVSLPNVVYRSIEGSEASSWLSLIYRRFEKAPAVARYIEQVKQVARLKV, encoded by the coding sequence ATGGAAATACGTCATTTCCGCTACTTCCTGGCGGTTGCCCGGCAACGCAATTTCACCCGTGCTGCCGAACAGCTGGGTATCGCGCCGCCGACCCTGAGCCGGCAGATCCAGGACATGGAAACCACCCTCGGTACGCGCTTGTTTATCCGCCGCCAGCGCGAGGTCAGCCTGACCGAGGCGGGCGCGGCCTTGCTGATCGAGGCAGAGGCCACCGTGCGCCAGTTCGAGTTTGCCCAACGCAATGCCCAGCGCGCCGGGCGTGGCGAGATCGGTCATATCGAGCTGGGTTATGTGGCGTCGGCGGTGTATTCGGGGTTGTTGCAGCGCCAGGTGCAGTCGTTCTGCGCGGACTGCCCGGACGTGAGCCTCAGCGTGCGTGAGAGCCCCATGGCGGCGTTGCCGGGGCTGGTGGCGGAGGGGCGTTTCGATATTGGCTACATTCGTTCGCCGATGACCTTGCCTGACGGAGTCGACGGGGTGCGGTTGAACAGTGAGGGGTTTGTGCTGGCGTTGCCCCAGGATTCGTGGCTGCTGGGGTTGAAGGCAATCAGTTGCGAGCACCTGCAGAACGAGACCTTCATCTTGCCCGAGCAGATCAGTGGCACGCTGCACGTGGCAGCGCAGGGTGGTTACGCGCCGCGCCTGGGGCCACAGCCGGGTGGGTTGGTGGCGGTGATTGCGTTGGTGTCACTGGGGCAGGGCGTAGCGGTAGTGCCGGAGTCGGTGGTGGGGCATGTGAGCTTGCCGAATGTCGTGTACCGCAGCATCGAAGGCAGCGAGGCGTCGTCCTGGTTGTCGCTGATTTACCGGCGCTTTGAAAAGGCGCCGGCGGTGGCGCGGTATATAGAGCAGGTGAAGCAGGTAGCCAGGTTGAAGGTTTGA
- a CDS encoding ABC transporter permease, translated as MNAKSLSTPAAAPVTTAPRSRLRLSLDRFGLPLVFILLCLVMAFASEYFMTWRNWMDILRQTSINGILAVGMTYVILTKGIDLSVGSILAFAGLCSAMVATQGYGVLAAVSAGMFAGAMLGVVNGFMVANLSIPPFVATLGMLSIARGMTFILNDGSPITDLPDAYLALGIGKIGPIGVPIVIFAVVALIFWMVLRYTTYGRYVYAVGGNEKSARTSGIGVRKVMFSVYVVSGLLAGLAGVVLSARTTSALPQAGTSYELDAIAAVVIGGTSLSGGTGTIVGTLFGALLIGVINNGLNLLGVSSYYQQVAKGLIIVFAVLIDVWRKKKR; from the coding sequence ATGAATGCCAAATCACTTTCTACACCTGCAGCCGCCCCCGTCACGACCGCACCCCGCAGCCGCCTGCGCCTGTCCCTCGACCGCTTCGGCCTGCCGCTGGTGTTCATCCTCCTGTGCCTGGTGATGGCCTTCGCCAGCGAATACTTCATGACCTGGCGCAACTGGATGGACATCCTGCGCCAGACCTCGATCAACGGGATCCTCGCCGTGGGCATGACTTACGTGATCCTGACCAAGGGCATCGACCTGTCGGTGGGCTCGATCCTGGCCTTTGCCGGGCTGTGCAGCGCCATGGTCGCGACCCAGGGCTATGGCGTGCTCGCGGCAGTCAGCGCCGGGATGTTCGCCGGGGCGATGCTCGGGGTGGTGAACGGCTTTATGGTCGCCAACCTGTCGATCCCGCCCTTTGTCGCGACCTTGGGCATGCTGAGTATTGCCCGGGGCATGACCTTCATCTTGAACGACGGCAGCCCGATCACTGACCTGCCCGACGCCTACCTGGCGCTGGGTATCGGCAAGATCGGCCCGATCGGTGTGCCGATCGTGATCTTCGCCGTGGTCGCGCTGATCTTCTGGATGGTACTGCGCTACACCACCTACGGCCGCTATGTGTACGCGGTGGGTGGCAACGAGAAGAGCGCGCGCACCTCCGGGATCGGCGTGCGCAAGGTGATGTTTTCGGTGTACGTGGTCTCGGGCCTGCTCGCCGGGCTGGCCGGTGTGGTGCTGTCGGCGCGCACCACCTCTGCCCTGCCCCAGGCCGGCACCTCGTATGAGCTGGATGCGATTGCCGCCGTGGTAATCGGCGGCACCAGCCTGTCGGGCGGTACCGGCACGATTGTCGGCACGCTGTTTGGCGCATTGCTGATCGGCGTGATCAACAACGGCCTGAACCTGCTCGGCGTGTCCTCCTATTACCAGCAGGTCGCCAAGGGCCTGATCATCGTGTTCGCAGTGCTGATTGACGTGTGGCGCAAGAAGAAACGCTAG
- a CDS encoding SCP2 sterol-binding domain-containing protein, with translation MTDVAKAVEAMKAKFNPAAADGLDLVFGFRIDDTQNFSLVVKNNTCELLEGENPDAQVTLVMDGDTMKGIVSGETDGMQAFMGGKLRTEGDMMLAMKLSELFPA, from the coding sequence ATGACTGACGTAGCTAAAGCCGTAGAAGCAATGAAAGCCAAATTCAACCCAGCCGCTGCCGACGGCCTGGACCTGGTGTTCGGTTTCCGTATCGACGACACCCAGAACTTCTCGCTGGTCGTGAAAAACAACACCTGCGAACTGCTGGAAGGTGAAAACCCGGACGCCCAAGTCACCCTGGTGATGGACGGCGACACCATGAAAGGCATCGTCAGCGGCGAAACCGACGGCATGCAGGCATTCATGGGCGGCAAACTGCGCACTGAAGGCGACATGATGCTGGCCATGAAATTGAGCGAGCTGTTCCCGGCCTGA
- a CDS encoding dihydroxyacetone kinase subunit DhaK — MNRVINDPDQVVEDMLRGILVAHPELRQYETNPRVIGKAKPSPQGRVGIVTGGGSGHEPAFLGYVGPGLVDAVAVGEIFSSPTAKSFFDAFRAADHGAGVACLYGNYAGDNMNVKLAMKMAASKDMRIRTVVANDDVASAPKADIAKRRGVAGEIFMWKVGGAAAAQHYDLDGVIRVAQKAVDNCRSIGIGLTPCTIAAVGKPNFQIPDGQMELGIGHHGEPGIEVIPIESAEAMAARMLAPILADRDFSQDDSVVVLVSGLGATPVMELYIFYAEVERQLQARGLKIHRCYVGNYFTSLEMMGVTLTLLGLDAELKSLIDQPCRSIGMTQAD, encoded by the coding sequence ATGAATCGAGTGATAAACGATCCGGACCAGGTGGTGGAGGACATGCTGCGGGGTATTCTGGTCGCGCACCCCGAGCTGCGCCAATACGAAACCAATCCCCGGGTGATCGGCAAGGCCAAGCCGTCACCACAGGGCCGCGTGGGCATCGTGACCGGCGGCGGCTCCGGCCATGAACCGGCGTTCCTTGGCTATGTCGGCCCGGGCCTGGTGGACGCCGTGGCCGTCGGCGAAATCTTCTCCTCGCCCACCGCCAAAAGCTTCTTCGACGCCTTCCGTGCCGCCGACCACGGCGCCGGCGTGGCGTGCCTGTACGGCAACTATGCCGGCGACAACATGAACGTGAAGCTGGCGATGAAGATGGCCGCCAGCAAGGACATGCGCATCCGCACCGTGGTCGCCAACGACGACGTGGCCTCGGCGCCCAAGGCCGACATCGCCAAGCGTCGCGGCGTGGCAGGCGAGATCTTCATGTGGAAGGTCGGCGGTGCAGCCGCGGCCCAGCATTACGACCTGGACGGGGTGATTCGTGTTGCCCAGAAGGCAGTCGACAACTGCCGCTCCATCGGCATCGGGCTCACGCCCTGCACCATCGCAGCGGTGGGCAAGCCGAACTTCCAGATTCCCGACGGGCAGATGGAATTGGGCATCGGCCATCACGGCGAGCCTGGCATTGAAGTCATCCCGATCGAATCCGCCGAGGCCATGGCGGCCCGCATGCTCGCACCGATCCTCGCCGACCGCGACTTCAGCCAGGACGACAGCGTGGTGGTGCTGGTCTCGGGCCTGGGTGCGACGCCGGTGATGGAACTTTACATTTTCTACGCCGAGGTTGAACGTCAGCTGCAAGCCAGGGGCTTGAAGATTCACCGCTGCTACGTGGGCAACTACTTCACCTCCCTGGAAATGATGGGCGTGACCCTGACCTTGCTGGGCCTGGACGCCGAGCTGAAATCCCTGATCGACCAACCCTGCCGTTCCATCGGCATGACCCAGGCGGACTAA
- the sohB gene encoding protease SohB, whose product MDFLAEYATFLAKTVTLVVAILVVLISFAALRSKGRRKAAGQLQVSKLNDFYKGLRERLEQTLLDKDQLKALRKSEGKAEKKKGKKKPEAKPRVFVLDFDGDIKASATESLRHEITALLSLATPKDEVVLRLESGGGMVHSYGLASSQLARIREAGVPLTVCIDKVAASGGYMMACIGEKIISAPFAILGSIGVVAQLPNVNRLLKKHDIDFEVLTAGEYKRTLTVFGENTEKGREKFQEDLDITHQLFKNFVSRYRPQLAIDDVATGEVWLGVAALDKQLVDQLQTSDEYLATKAKTAEVFHLHYAERKSLQERVGLAASGSVDRVLLTWWSRLTQQRFW is encoded by the coding sequence ATGGATTTTCTGGCCGAGTACGCTACTTTCCTGGCTAAAACCGTCACCCTGGTCGTCGCCATCCTGGTGGTGCTGATCAGTTTCGCCGCACTGCGCAGCAAAGGCCGCCGCAAAGCTGCCGGCCAGTTGCAGGTCAGCAAGCTCAATGACTTCTACAAGGGTTTGCGTGAGCGCCTGGAGCAGACCCTGCTCGACAAGGACCAGCTCAAGGCCCTGCGCAAGTCTGAAGGCAAGGCCGAAAAGAAGAAGGGCAAGAAGAAGCCAGAAGCCAAGCCACGGGTGTTCGTGCTGGATTTCGACGGCGACATCAAGGCCTCGGCCACTGAAAGCCTGCGCCATGAAATCACGGCACTGCTGAGCCTGGCCACACCCAAGGACGAAGTGGTGCTGCGCCTTGAAAGCGGCGGCGGCATGGTTCATAGCTACGGCCTGGCGTCGTCGCAACTGGCGCGTATCCGCGAGGCGGGCGTGCCGTTGACCGTGTGCATCGACAAGGTCGCGGCCAGCGGCGGCTACATGATGGCGTGCATCGGCGAGAAGATCATCAGCGCACCGTTTGCCATCCTTGGCTCGATTGGCGTGGTGGCGCAGTTGCCCAACGTCAACCGCCTGCTGAAGAAGCACGACATCGACTTCGAAGTGCTGACCGCCGGTGAATACAAACGCACCCTGACCGTGTTTGGCGAAAACACCGAGAAGGGCCGCGAGAAGTTCCAGGAAGACCTGGACATCACCCATCAACTGTTCAAGAACTTCGTGTCGCGCTACCGCCCGCAGCTGGCGATTGATGACGTGGCCACCGGCGAAGTCTGGCTGGGTGTCGCGGCGCTGGACAAGCAACTGGTGGACCAACTGCAAACCAGCGACGAATACCTGGCGACCAAGGCCAAGACCGCCGAGGTGTTCCACCTGCACTATGCCGAGCGTAAAAGCCTGCAGGAGCGGGTGGGCCTGGCGGCCAGCGGTTCGGTCGACCGGGTGCTGCTGACTTGGTGGAGTCGCCTGACCCAGCAGCGTTTCTGGTAA
- a CDS encoding histidine phosphatase family protein, translating into MGSIYLIRHGQASFGADDYDVLSPIGVQQAQVLGRHLAELGLSFDRCVSGDLRRQQHTATAAFEQYSALGLPVPTLEIDSAFNEFDAEAIIRALLPDLLHSEPEALHILRNAAQNRGEFQRIFSLIIERWLAGTYDPPGLESWLGFVERVQGGLQRLLEAADNRDKIAVFTSGGTITALLHLITRMPAAQAFELNWQIVNTSLNQLKFRGREVALASFNSHTHLQLLKAPQLITFR; encoded by the coding sequence GTGGGCAGCATCTACCTGATTCGACATGGCCAGGCCTCCTTCGGTGCAGACGACTACGACGTGCTGTCGCCCATCGGTGTGCAACAGGCGCAAGTGCTGGGCCGCCACCTGGCGGAACTGGGCCTGAGCTTCGACCGCTGCGTGTCGGGCGACCTGCGCCGCCAGCAGCACACTGCTACCGCCGCCTTCGAACAATACAGCGCCCTCGGCCTGCCGGTACCCACGCTGGAAATCGACAGCGCGTTCAACGAGTTCGACGCCGAGGCGATCATCCGCGCCCTGCTCCCGGACCTGCTGCACAGCGAACCCGAAGCCCTGCATATCCTGCGCAACGCCGCGCAAAACCGTGGCGAATTCCAGCGCATCTTTTCCCTGATCATCGAACGCTGGCTGGCCGGCACCTACGACCCGCCGGGCCTGGAAAGCTGGCTGGGATTTGTCGAACGTGTCCAGGGTGGCCTGCAACGCCTCCTCGAAGCCGCCGACAACCGTGACAAGATCGCCGTGTTCACCTCCGGCGGCACCATCACGGCCCTGCTCCACCTGATTACCCGAATGCCTGCTGCACAGGCCTTTGAACTGAACTGGCAAATTGTTAACACCTCGCTCAACCAGCTGAAATTCCGTGGTCGCGAGGTGGCACTGGCTTCCTTCAACAGCCATACCCACTTGCAACTGTTGAAGGCGCCGCAGCTCATCACTTTCCGATGA
- a CDS encoding substrate-binding domain-containing protein, whose protein sequence is MKPGTTLAAVAALSLLASSVTLAADGKTYKIGAAVYGLKGQFMQNWVRELKEHPAVKDGTVQLTVFDGNYDALTQNNQIENMVTQHYDAILFVPIDTKAGVGTVKAAMSNDVVVIASNTKVADANVPYVGNDDVEGGRLQAQAMVDKLKGRGNVVIIQGPIGQSAQIDREKGEMEVLGKHPDIKIIEKKTANWDRAQALALTEDWLNAHPKGINGVIAQNDDMALGAVQALKSHGLTSKDVPVTSIDGMPDAIQAAKKDEVTTFLQDAQAQSQGALDVALRALAGKDYKPQSVIWERYGKDVKWGDGTARNYILPWVPVTNANADALYQQVSGTK, encoded by the coding sequence ATGAAACCTGGTACGACTTTGGCCGCCGTCGCGGCACTCTCCCTGCTCGCCAGCAGTGTCACCCTGGCCGCCGATGGCAAGACCTACAAGATCGGCGCCGCCGTGTACGGGCTCAAGGGCCAGTTCATGCAGAACTGGGTGCGCGAGCTGAAGGAACACCCCGCAGTCAAGGACGGCACCGTGCAGTTGACCGTGTTCGATGGCAACTATGACGCACTGACCCAGAACAACCAGATTGAAAACATGGTGACCCAGCACTACGACGCGATCCTGTTTGTGCCGATCGACACCAAGGCCGGCGTCGGCACCGTGAAGGCCGCCATGAGCAATGACGTGGTGGTGATCGCCTCCAACACCAAGGTGGCGGACGCCAACGTGCCTTATGTTGGCAACGATGACGTGGAAGGCGGTCGCCTGCAGGCCCAGGCCATGGTCGACAAACTCAAGGGCCGCGGGAACGTGGTGATCATCCAGGGCCCGATTGGCCAGTCGGCGCAGATCGACCGCGAAAAGGGCGAGATGGAAGTACTGGGCAAGCACCCGGACATCAAGATCATCGAGAAGAAAACCGCCAACTGGGACCGCGCCCAGGCCCTGGCCCTGACTGAAGACTGGCTGAACGCACACCCCAAGGGCATCAACGGGGTGATCGCGCAGAACGACGACATGGCCCTCGGTGCGGTGCAGGCGTTGAAGTCCCATGGGCTGACGTCCAAGGATGTACCGGTGACGTCCATCGACGGCATGCCGGATGCGATCCAGGCGGCGAAGAAAGATGAAGTGACCACCTTCCTGCAGGACGCCCAGGCCCAGTCTCAAGGCGCGCTGGATGTGGCGCTGCGGGCGCTGGCCGGCAAGGATTACAAGCCGCAGTCGGTGATCTGGGAACGTTATGGCAAGGACGTGAAATGGGGTGACGGCACCGCCAGGAACTACATCCTGCCGTGGGTGCCGGTGACCAATGCGAATGCGGATGCGCTGTACCAGCAGGTGAGCGGTACGAAGTAA